The region ATCTATATTATTTTTCCCGTTAATATCAGGACTTAATGATTTTACTTTAGGTCTTTTTGCCGTAAAATCACTCAGAACTTTATCCATATTTTTTCCTGTATTTTGGAAAAAAGAAACAATACGCGGATAGAAAGCTTCCAGATCAGGATATTGTTTTCTGTTGGCTTGATATTCCTCTAAAAGCTTTACTAAGTCGGGTGTCCATATAAAGCTCCTGGAAATTTGCTCTTTCATTTCATTATTAATCTCGGCCTGAGAAAAATGATTTTCCTTCATATAAACCAGAACAGCTGCTCTTACAATTGACTCGTTAATTATGGTTTCCCATGAACTGTAAGCCTGATCTGCCATTGGCTTTTTAAATTCTTTCTGGATTTTCTCTCCTGCATCCTGCAACTGACTTTTATAATCCTTAGTCTCTAAAATATAGTTTACAAAGGAATGATTGAATTCGTGAATTAAAGTAGGTGCATAGTTACCGGAAAAGCCTACTGTTCTTCCAGTGAATTTTCCCCCGCTAACAATAGCATATACTATATCTTTTCCCTTTTCTGGTGATACCTTTGGTCCATAATTTCCGCCCCCGTTTCCATAGCCTAATACTATTTTGTAATCCTCGTTGGGTTCTTTTCCATAAAACTTCACATACCAATTTTGCTGAAACTTTGTTAGAACAGAATCTGAATATGCTTTAGCAGCCTGTTTATAATCGGCCTGATGAGATTGGAAAAACTGATTATACTTACTGTTTTTATAAAAACTGTTCA is a window of Elizabethkingia anophelis R26 DNA encoding:
- a CDS encoding DUF4932 domain-containing protein, whose translation is MKTQLNKYFLIAAFAGTQVFGQQKIQPYVDERVELMSTIFRLIEAREYSDRNNELYVQDIEKYFAPVKSDPFLSTLKNIRNENGIGYDAVMSMAVHLKIKDQKISLVKERNNTVEKRWKTVDLPVFLKGLNSFYKNSKYNQFFQSHQADYKQAAKAYSDSVLTKFQQNWYVKFYGKEPNEDYKIVLGYGNGGGNYGPKVSPEKGKDIVYAIVSGGKFTGRTVGFSGNYAPTLIHEFNHSFVNYILETKDYKSQLQDAGEKIQKEFKKPMADQAYSSWETIINESIVRAAVLVYMKENHFSQAEINNEMKEQISRSFIWTPDLVKLLEEYQANRKQYPDLEAFYPRIVSFFQNTGKNMDKVLSDFTAKRPKVKSLSPDINGKNNIDTSIKEIIVEFDQPLSGRGLSIHWGELGRDAVPISARSVYINDNKGLKIPVDLKPDKEYEFVLVGGNFESIEGYPLQDYTIKFKTK